The following coding sequences are from one Humulus lupulus chromosome X, drHumLupu1.1, whole genome shotgun sequence window:
- the LOC133803717 gene encoding 17.6 kDa class II heat shock protein-like, translating into MDFTNNNIRLITQPLFSILEDMLDVPEADQSTAEKSRNNPSRAYVRDAKAMAATPADVIEYPNAYAFVVDMPGIKPAEIKVQVEDDGVLVVTGERRRESEKDDEGVKYLRMERRVGKFMRKFSLPENADKDAVSAVCKDGVLTVRVEKFPPPEPKRPKTIEVKVA; encoded by the coding sequence ATGGATTTCACGAACAACAACATCAGACTAATCACCCAACCACTCTTCTCAATCCTCGAAGACATGTTGGACGTCCCAGAAGCCGACCAGTCCACCGCCGAGAAGTCCCGGAACAACCCATCCAGGGCTTACGTACGAGACGCCAAGGCCATGGCGGCCACCCCAGCCGACGTGATCGAGTACCCGAACGCCTACGCTTTCGTGGTGGACATGCCCGGCATCAAGCCCGCCGAGATCAAGGTCCAGGTCGAAGACGACGGCGTTTTGGTCGTCACCGGAGAACGGAGGCGCGAGAGTGAGAAAGATGATGAGGGAGTTAAGTACTTGAGGATGGAGAGGAGAGTTGGGAAGTTCATGAGGAAATTTTCTCTGCCGGAGAACGCTGACAAAGACGCCGTCTCAGCGGTGTGTAAGGACGGAGTTTTGACTGTTAGGGTCGAGAAGTTTCCGCCGCCGGAGCCCAAGAGGCCGAAGACCATTGAGGTCAAGGTTGCTTGA
- the LOC133803672 gene encoding ankyrin repeat-containing protein BDA1-like: protein MEKSVEEAAMKGSVKSLLKLLNEDPQILNNQSHPNTPLHTASLLGHSAFAKELLSRAPQLAPVLNSQGYSSLHLAAAKGSVEIVKILVRVDSDLCLVRDRDGRIPLHLGVLKGKVAAVGELARVRPESGRVLTRGGDSAYHLCVKHSRLEALKVLVDVLGENDESVNFRDCDGNSVLHVAVSKKQLEMINYLVFNTKVEVNAQNSNGLTALDLLFLGYRDTRDMAIKETLQKAGAQRNTEASSTSYYPDEDTMRVITSSRKPLTSQKSSSKKPKQVDWLGRRRSSLMVVASLIATVAFQAAISPPGGVWQEDYLVDSDGKPVEDPHNAGKSVMADSYPFQYGQFMIMNTIAFLSSLSIILLLVSGLPLRQRRWMWLQMVIMWIAITSLSGTCFVGLIYMTPESKRGVLYNVTRVSVLVWLPLMGVIFGGNVVRMIRWFLIKHGYIKETPPKDGDLVGLEYDDDEEL, encoded by the exons ATGGAGAAAAGTGTAGAAGAGGCAGCCATGAAAGGCTCAGTAAAATCACTCTTGAAGCTTCTCAACGAAGaccctcaaatcctcaacaacCAATCCCATCCAAACACGCCCTTACACACAGCCTCTCTTCTGGGTCACTCTGCTTTCGCCAAGGAGCTACTGAGTCGGGCGCCCCAACTCGCTCCCGTGTTGAATTCTCAAGGCTACTCGTCTCTTCACTTGGCTGCCGCAAAAGGGTCTGTGGAGATAGTCAAGATTTTGGTCCGGGTCGACTCGGATTTGTGTTTGGTTCGAGATCGAGATGGGAGAATTCCTCTGCATCTTGGGGTTTTGAAAGGGAAAGTTGCGGCGGTGGGTGAGTTGGCCCGAGTCAGACCCGAATCGGGTCGGGTTTTGACCCGTGGAGGAGATAGTGCTTACCACTTGTGTGTCAAGCATAGTAGGTTGGAAGCTTTGAAGGTTTTGGTGGATGTTTTGGGTGAGAATGATGAGTCTGTGAATTTCAGGGATTGTGATGGAAATAGTGTGTTACATGTTGCTGTATCAAAGAAACAATTAGAG ATGATAAACTATCTAGTGTTCAATACAAAAGTAGAAGTAAATGCCCAAAACTCAAATGGGTTGACTGCATTGGACCTCTTATTCCTTGGCTACAGAGATACAAGAGACATGGCTATTAAAGAGACTCTCCAAAAGGCTGGAGCTCAAAGAAACACTGAAGCTTCATCCACTTCATACTACCCTGATGAGGACACAATGAGAGTCATTACCTCTTCAAGAAAGCCACTAACATCACAAAAATCCAGTTCCAAAAAGCCGAAACAAGTAGACTGGTTAGGCAGGAGGCGAAGTTCGCTAATGGTGGTGGCGTCCCTTATCGCCACCGTAGCCTTTCAAGCGGCCATATCACCTCCAGGCGGAGTCTGGCAAGAGGACTACCTAGTGGACTCTGATGGCAAACCCGTGGAGGATCCACACAATGCAGGAAAGTCGGTAATGGCTGATAGCTATCCATTTCAATACGGGCAGTTCATGATCATGAACACCATTGCCTTCCTCTCTTCCCTGAGCATAATCTTGCTGCTGGTGAGTGGATTGCCGCTGAGACAGCGGCGGTGGATGTGGCTGCAGATGGTGATTATGTGGATTGCTATAACTTCACTGAGTGGAACATGTTTTGTTGGCTTGATCTACATGACACCTGAGAGTAAAAGAGGTGTTTTGTATAATGTTACAAGGGTTTCAGTTCTTGTATGGTTGCCATTGATGGGAGTCATTTTTGGTGGTAATGTTGTGAGAATGATTAGATGGTTTCTTATTAAGCATGGATACATTAAAGAGACACCACCTAAAGATGGTGATTTGGTTGGTTTAGagtatgatgatgatgaagagctttga